The Rhopalosiphum maidis isolate BTI-1 chromosome 4, ASM367621v3, whole genome shotgun sequence region CTGAACTAtggcaatttttaatatgttcattagttgtgttcattttttttataccttatGGATACTTAcaagtaaattgtattttataattttatttaataaatggttatttatttaaatattttatttttaggaagCAATATTTGCAATTAAAGGTTTTAAGCCATTTGGATGGTACCTAACTTtggtacaattttttaactattcaatATTTGGATTAATAGAAAGTCAATTCAATCGTACACAACGAAggtaattagataaaaaatgtatgaaatttaaatatctaaatctaaatccaagtttaaattaataaaccaaacataaaaaatgcttataactTTCTTTTTCCACAaacctaatatttataggataatttttcttaaaattgaatgaaaaatgttaatggtttgaaaatttatactgcatttttgttagaaaataaatgtcttactttaatttattgattattatacactattataacCGGTCCAGTTTATCATGTCACTCTGctgacattataatttaaaaaatatatatatatttttttataatataaaaaaacatcataatCTTATGAACTAACAAAAAGAgtagtattatgatatttttttaaattttatagttttcagaacactgtttttttttctatcatgATTTCTGTTTTTCAATATGAACTGTATGAGTTAAAAAGGCAgtttataagatttattaagATATCATAGAATACAGAATAtagagataataaaaaatagaaaataacaaaaaatatatctagtaatagtaaaatgtatttaataaattacaactttttaattatcttttattttatgattgttcCAGGATACCATTAGTCTTATATCTTTTATTGGGACTGATATTATTAGGTTCAATGGGGTTTTCAAATGCTTCACTTGGTTACTTGAATTACCCTAcacaagttatatttaaatgttgcaAACTGATACCAGTCATGGTTGGTGGAATATTAGTACAGCAAAAAGTGTATAAAGTTATTGATATTGTAGCAGCATCATGTATGTGTGcaggattaatattatttaccttagCTGATAATAAAGTTTCTCCAGATTTCAATCTTATAGGTGAATTGTAttcttatttcataataatattttgtattaagattttaattaacaaattatatttcttatattttaggtataattttgataagttCTGCATTATTTTGTGATGCGCTTATAGGtaattttcaagaaaaaatgatgaaaaaacATAATGCATCTAATGcagaaattgttttatattcctACTTTGtaggatttttatatttgttatttgtattgttagtAAGCGGACAACTAAGAGATGGGACAGAATTCTGCATTCAGGTTGAAATAtagaaactaatttaaaattatatatattattgttttacattttttctattagtaGAATCCAGTGacttacctatacatatttttgttttcacttTCTGGATTTTTTGGAGTTCAAGCTGTACTTGCTTTGATTAGAACTTGTGGTGCTTTAGTTGCTGTAACTGTGACTACGTGTCGAAAAGCTGTAACAATAgtgatatcatttttattgttttcaaagcCATTTACATTTCAgtaagaattttttatattttgaataatataataactttttattgtataattaattttatttttattatttttttttccagatATGTTTGGGCTGGATTACTAATTGTGTtaggaatttatttaaatgttttgggAAAAACCAATCATTTtgactttaaaatgatttttatgaattcaaGTAAAGTATTTGGAAATTTAAGGAAACGAAGAAAATCACCAATGATAGTTTGATTTCTaggataataatttacttaaattaattaaattataaccaagtattattgtttaaatcttttgtattgtattcattttacaagtatctaagtaaattttaaatatgaaaaaagtttctatttattatcagatctatataatttattaattacctacttaataaaattgtttataaatcaagtataaatctatttgtatattatttatccataGTTACTATggttactaatatatatatttaatataagcaaCATATGGACAACCCATAAAATTAGtcatcaataataaacaatacatatgtaaattgtatacatggtCCCCCAGCCATTATATaagatagaaaatataatgttaaatttgtttattaaagaGAGAGTAAGAAGATAGTTATGGCAATGCACATTAGACAGATAATGGttgagtttaaattaatttgatgaaGAAATGGAATAGGATTTATCATTGAGTAAGAcgatatagaaaaatatgtgaCATAGTCATAGGCCGAGGGGAGTGCCCAGACGCTCCCTGTGCCTCAATctacctaaataattaaattcattcaattttagataaattatttaaagcaaatttaaaaaataaattgaataatttaagatttaagcAGGATAAATTTGTCTAGGTTGTTGCTATGGCATGCatgttaaatatgaatataactcaaaatactacaaaaatgttgttaacaTTTTCCAAGGTTTCAGAGGAAGATTTATTTACTGAActgaaactttaaaaaattatcaaaatgttatgCAACTAAATTGTGCTATTagtgaatttatttatgaataaattcattgattgaaaaaaactggaaattccataatatataattatgtttttaaaactttaaaaatttttacaatCATACCTGTAACTAGGTGTACACATGAACgcagtttttcaaaattaaccatagtaaaaaaacaaattattcagTACATGGTCATGAACGTTTGGAGTCATTATTACAGCTTTTCACAGAACAAAAAATGGTATCGAACATAGATTTAAATGcagtaatttatgaatttaataatatgggcAATAGACAAATGTTTCATCtctataagtacataaaatacaattatgatttCTAGCTATGTAattcatagttattatatttgttagataattaaaggtactttattttaatttactagtacctgtttagtataaaatatttaaaataatatagtaataaacttaaaattatattaaactatgtaaGAAAAAAGGGTTAAGGGCGATAATAAATATGGGTACTATCTACTTTTAAAGTCTGCGCACACCTTTGAGTTATTCAAagctttcaatttttatgaaagaAGGTTAAATAGGAAACACATATTCACTAAATGTCGACAATCAGTGACACTTTCCAAAGATAAAATACTGTAATCAGTAATCACTGAGGTTCGGATTTAAATGccctaaaaatatcaaaaaatgcatttatgacctaaaaatcctaaaaattcccaccaaaaaataaattttccttCAATCActctatttattttcaaagaacaaaaatgatgtaaaatttagaaaaaaaattgtgtaagtTTAAGATTaagaaatgattaaaaacttaaatttgacaaattacatttttacattaattacacatttcaatatttattatactatgtatatttatatttcaacgaagtcaattattttagtctCCATACGAGAAATAGgtcaaaaattcattaaaaacataaaaaatactcaaaaaaattgttgttgttaCAACATGATCGCGTAAGTACTTGAAACACATTTGTAGCTTGGAAAGCATCACGTAAGACTTTCTAAAAAAAGATACAAATGCATTGAAATCCGAGCCCTAGTAATCACTAATcatgattgaaaaataaatataaataaaataaaaataataactatttatactagGTACCTACTTGAAAAGAAAAGTgcatgtatactgtatatccgctactatgtataaataagtgCTTACTGCCTACTGCTAAGGTAATAAGCGTAGTAGACTAGTAGCGGCAGGGGCGGACGCCGGACTGGCCAGAGCGGAATGGCGGAGAAATTCACCTGGGCTGGTCAATTTAGGGGctctaaattgaaattataaatttgtgatattatggtaaataatattagtatacgaatattattcgtatatacctatagtataggATACGAATATTATTCGGTAGCGCCGGTAGCGGTACTCGGTagtggtataaattattaaaatgtatttacttttacagtaatattaatttatgttgataatttaGTACTTTTTTGAACAATGACTAGTGGTTAGTAACGGTTTCATCatatcttttttataatattttatagaaaaacagAACAATTCTTATAATAAGTCAACTTCcattttttcgaaaaatattaatgattttgaaaacatttcttTTTGCAAATTCAttgcaaaacattaaacaacaatttaCTGTTAGGAGTTTATgagttcaaattatattaaaaaataagttataaatctattttagtaCCCACTTTGTTGGTATATActgcgtacctatatatattgcatatattaggtattgtgcatttaaaaattgttaatcccttatttagaatttagacttaaaataccaattagtacagtaattaataattatcaatttccGTATTCATGCCATTTCATATCATAatgaatttatgttttatgtatatagataaatagccACTTGCTCTTTGAACTAGTTCTTACTATTGTCTGATAAAATTACAACAGACATAATTAAAAGAGTAAAGTTACACATCTCAACTCTTAacttagaattaaaaatgtatttagatgaatataaaaatatagtaggtattagtACCTACAGTAAAATgttgtttagtatttattttttgtaatttaaaataaaatgggtAGTTGCCAATTGGCCACCATGATATctgtaaatttcataatatgtattaaaataacttgagACTTATGTAGCCTGGATTTACCTGTAGTATTGTTAGTTGTAATTACAGGGGATTGATCCTCATcgaattgatattatatagacaatagacataattctacattttttataaattacctatataataaaataaaatataattggctGCATCCGAGTTGGGtcctgaatttaaaattactactaCATTAGTTGGGTCCCgaattattttaggtattacACTAGTTCCTGAATATTTGTTGGTATAAGTACTAcactatactaatatttttcttccCATTTTAACAGACATAGGACTGTCTATGATCTATTTAGACCACAGGTTTAAACAAGGTAAAAATGTttctttcagttttttttattttttagtttcttttccattaaaatataaattattacaattaaaaataaatcatttttgtattggtaaaaatgtatatgacattaatattacaaaatcaaaTCGATTTATTATTCCTGCAATTTTTTAGTCAtattgtaagttataaatatagttcgtAGACAGTTCTAAGTCTGTTAAAATGGgaagaaaaatattggtatAGCATAGTACTTTAGtatttaccaaaaaatattcagtaaCTAGTgtaatacctaaaataattcaGGACCCAACTGTCCCAACTAGTGTAGTTCCTATAAAAATCTGAGTACCCAACTAGTACTAGTGTACCTCTAATAAGCCCTTAGTACTCGGAATCCAACTCGGATGCGctgatataattgtaattataaaaattgtacctaccctttttattattttagactgcaaaattttcaaattgttttctgctgtcaaaataattgtatagttcGAAATATTTCTCTATGTAAAAACctcgtgtatataaaataagattatataaGTCTTGTCTTGTTCGGGTAGGTATCTGGGTGATTCATGGACATAATAATTGGGGGAAAGATgtcaaatacaatatagtatagaatatactatagatatagacgtaaatatataaccattgattgaatatttaatcaatgataCAACTCAATAATCCATAGCCATTGAATCCAGTATGCCTAAAAGGCTAAAACCTGTATAGTATGTAGGATTTATGGCCGCGTCACACCACAATAGATCGTTGGTCGGTTTTGACACGCGGTTAAAACGCGCGAATAGGTACCGTACGTTAAAACCATTCTAGTGTGTGGCGCAtcccttaaattaaaaatacgcaTCGCCTACCCTCGCGTTTCTCTTTCTGTAATATTCAGTAGTAGATATATCAGTATACGTAAAGTagatatacacaatacatctataaactatattaataattttatcaatacatatcacaataaataaaacaataaaattaaataattataaattaataaattgtattttaaaaattttaaatattaattaggtactatttaatactaaatgaaatacaattcCTCACAAAGGGATCGCTGCTTTAACGCCTATACTATTGTGATACTATAGTAGTTATGTAAATTTTCTGTGATACAAATTTATCCTCTTTACCTAGCTAATCTCAAGAAGTAGCAAATCAagaaaatagaatttaaaataaatgtaagatcaatttttttaattttattgtaataacataataacataagtaatataaatttacacaatagctcaaaaatctaaattaaatgttgCAGCAACAGAATGTTTTTTAGACTTACCCACCCAGCCATGACGCATATATCTAAaactattacacatttatacagtcgacgatatatatatgtatatatatataaagttacCCTTTAGTTAAGATTAAGTTATCCCTCACTTTATATGATGGACTTAAAAATAccacctaataataaaaatcaagtttTACTAGTTGAAaatctatttttgtatttttctaattgtTTAACaacttttctaaatattaggtgatattttaaagtagACAGAACAAAGTGGAGGGAGGAATTTCATGTACATGTTAACAGTCCACATTTTtccttcaaattatatatcattataatttatatattttaaaaggagTAGTAGGATGTACTGTGGATATACTATTACTCATATATATGTGTAGGGTTAGgccttaatataattgtaccaaatagtattgtaatattataaattatactaaatattgattatgacTAGAAAGTACTCATATGTATCATATAAACTCTTTATAAGTAGAaacttatgtttatttatatttgtttaccaATGGCTACGAAGCTATATTGCGTGCAATGTAAGGGCAGCAATGTGCTTTTACTTCCTCAGCAGACCGATCTAGCTTAATTTAAAAGGgccaataaaacattatctgAACCACTGTTAaatactatactactatacatataatacaatgccAAACTAGTGATTACCCTGCAATGATGGAACTAAtaggttaataatttaatctaagaatataattataccacAGAACATAGAATACctagcttataatttattctattaaattaactatataaatttgaaactcAAAACACAGtagtatagtacctataataggtatcaactattaataataaaataataaacagttaaCTTCAAATTCGGATACAAAATAAGTATGTTCACTATTGTCATATAAAGACAATGGTTTGCTATATTTAGCACAATACTTGTATtatgaattgtatatatttcatgGTAAGAGGTCATTTTGTACGGTTCATTGTTAAAACTGCATAACACGGACACTTTTACGGATGGgcagataaaaatttaagtttaagaaTGCGGACACTTAGtactattatgtacaatatacataaagtatattatattaatgtctatagttatataactaaatagtaattatatagtatatacaatgtaaaaattaaatataaaataaaaagtaaattacaatttacaaacgttataaaatatattatattaactatacaagtcaaaataatcagttctttttaatcattagattttaaaaaccctaacaaaaatgttcacaaaaatacttatttcagttatttgtataatatgtatgtagtacgtacctataataattgtgaaatatatgtactcaatatattatatttttaataataagataataagatatactatagttatttaaacatatacaattaagaaataataatacaatatttatatagtaggtTCTTTATGATTTGTAGAAATTTAGAAGATACGTAgatttaccaaataatatttttaataaaattggttaTGGACTATAGGTGCCGCTAGGAATTTTATCAGGGGGTGTATCGTGCAAGTGGGTATAcgctaatttttaaataatgcttatatacgtaataataataataataataataataataatagttaaatccgtaatataatataatgtagataattatgcaaaataaaatagttttaatacaattcaatttttttaatttaatttaattttttgtaaagccAGGGGGGTGCAAATACACCTCCTTGCACCCCCTTCGGGCGCCCATGGTTATGACTTcagacttatttatattatatgtatactttatgtatataatagtacaaagtACAAAGTGTTCACATTTCGCACTTTTAATGCTCGGTCGTACAAAGTGATCTGCTAGAATCATATTTCATTTctaccatttttattaataaaactaaaaaagaaatattttttggacgcaaattataggtaggtacttacttaATACCTACACCTCAGTAAAATCACTTCATTATCCATCTAGGTAAAGTATGGATTATGGAATATGGATGCAGATTGTGTataggaataaaaatataaaaatactatattattaccttaccTATCCATTAttgatgtttaattttatagggaTATGAACTATTCATAACATAGTAtagttatagtaaattttatctttaaaccattgtcaattaatacattaaagaGAATgaacagtaaaattattagctTGTAGCTAATCAAAACCTCTGCGCACTGATATGCTAAATACTTACAAACTACAAAGTACGAATTACGaactttaactttttaataggTTCCTAGATCCTAGAAATCTAGTTTATAGTAGTTAGTTAAAGATAATagacaattttttagtttatcttaaaaattaacaactttttcagttaaaaattaaaaacggtctctttgtgtacctataggtagatatatcttacaaactataaaaaaaatctctcTAAATTTAATcgcagaataaattatatttattctgttGTTTACTGGCGCttgagtataatacatatatgattttaaaatacctgatatattgtataatatgataataatagatatagataggtaataatgtgttataatatttatatatattgtgcttACATAATGATACGCTATCTTAAtaacgtaggtacctattaatgatatattgttgtagTAGGTACCTCGTACGGCGCCAGAGGTGTAGCCAGGACTTTTTTATGGTGGGGCTAAATACTTTCAACTTGagttattgaaaatcaaaaacaataataaaacaaaaatactgaataacatattaacgtTGATTTGCCGTTAAcgtatttactaattttaaataactagaatttgacaattttcatatttaaattttaatatttcaaaacaatatgaaaaatacgGCTAAGGAGGGGGGGCTATAGCAGTATAGCCCATTTAGCCTCCCCCCCTTGGTTACACCACTATACTTGTACCTATACCACATATGTacgagtttatttattttttaattgtgacGCGTagcatacttattattatatattattaaactctagataatattattgaacttaATCTCAGTTCGTAGTTCATAATGCTATTTTATACCTTTCTATACgtagatataggtattttatataagtagttaTAAAAGTGTTAAAACTAATTCAACACTTTAACAAGTATCTACTTTACTAGTTCACCAATCATCATAGTCATTCTGCATTCATAGATTactttaacttataagtaataagttattataggtCATAATTGAATATACCTTTTTTATCGCTGCTCT contains the following coding sequences:
- the LOC113548499 gene encoding adenosine 3'-phospho 5'-phosphosulfate transporter 2, which encodes METKIYINDSGNSELLPSKKEESSRKLLWVDISHFSELWQFLICSLVVFIFFIPYGYLQEAIFAIKGFKPFGWYLTLVQFFNYSIFGLIESQFNRTQRRIPLVLYLLLGLILLGSMGFSNASLGYLNYPTQVIFKCCKLIPVMVGGILVQQKVYKVIDIVAASCMCAGLILFTLADNKVSPDFNLIGIILISSALFCDALIGNFQEKMMKKHNASNAEIVLYSYFVGFLYLLFVLLVSGQLRDGTEFCIQNPVTYLYIFLFSLSGFFGVQAVLALIRTCGALVAVTVTTCRKAVTIVISFLLFSKPFTFQYVWAGLLIVLGIYLNVLGKTNHFDFKMIFMNSSKVFGNLRKRRKSPMIV